A DNA window from Mobula hypostoma chromosome 3, sMobHyp1.1, whole genome shotgun sequence contains the following coding sequences:
- the LOC134343532 gene encoding hydra actinoporin-like toxin 4 codes for MSKSIEEIIKSVNSTRCVGIEICNKSSSKILTSPKTYIYSGKVHTSPSDPINQGEKGVCVIEKRSYSLWGAVGVLSYRIGNTQISVLVSNPYNYFMYSIQYALDVSDEITRTDYNLYKNMYNDLGSNSILKASVESPSNSTTRDIYVSVTMSDEKKAILKMDIRDA; via the exons ATGTCAAAGTCAATTGAAGAAATAATTAAATCCGTTAACTCCACCAGATGTGTGGGGATTGAAATCTGCAACAAAAGCTCGAGCAAAATTTTAACTAGTCCTAA GACCTACATTTACAGTGGCAAAGTACACACGTCACCTTCCGACCCCATTAACCAGGGAGAGAAAGGAGTGTGCGTCATCGAAAAACGTTCATACTCATTGTGGGGCGCTGTCGGGGTGCTGAGCTACCGTATTGGTAACACCCAGATCTCCGTGCTGGTTTCCAACCCTTACAACTACTTCATGTACAGCATCCAGTATGCTCTGGATGTCTCCGACGAAATCACTCGGACTGACTACAACTTATATAAAAATATGTACAACGATCTTGGATCGAATTCCATTTTGAAGGCATCGGTGGAATCACCTTCGAACTCAACGACAAGGGACATATATGTTTCAGTCACTATGTCTGACGAGAAGAAAGCGATTCTCAAAATGGATATCAGAGATGCTTAA